The proteins below are encoded in one region of Naumovozyma castellii chromosome 6, complete genome:
- the SPC24 gene encoding kinetochore-associated Ndc80 complex subunit SPC24 (ancestral locus Anc_2.427), producing MSDNEHLIENLAGLLRETRENFDIEPDVNSVMSFNEGIDQIDTRTKNLLSEGKSKNSDLINQIESQTSHLDQLSKELIQTKEESKNFKSKDQLIDFVKELDQLENTIVTMRGELDTRIVQLVSNDENFPMNPGSLDTNKTSKSPRGNILSQEEEEIFNDPIARANILRLKLYKSMGVILDIENNQVLINGQNNKIDTLPLDDDLSEYFKTKYIWERIKQSKK from the coding sequence ATGTCAGACAATGAGCATCTTATTGAAAACTTGGCAGGCTTGCTCAGAGAAACAAGAGAAAACTTTGACATTGAACCTGATGTGAATTCGGTGATGAGTTTTAATGAGGGAATAGATCAAATAGATACGCGAACTAAAAACTTGCTCTCAGAAGGAAAGTCAAAAAATAGTGACTTAATCAACCAAATAGAATCACAGACATCACACTTGGATCAATTGAGTAAGGAACTTATCCAAACTAAGGAAGAatccaagaatttcaaaagcaaagatcaattaattgattttgttaAGGAATTAGACCAACTTGAAAACACAATTGTTACCATGAGAGGTGAGTTGGATACGAGAATTGTACAGCTGGTATCTAATGACGAGAATTTTCCTATGAATCCTGGTTCGTTGGATACGAATAAAACAAGCAAATCGCCTAGAGGGAATATCCTTTCTcaggaagaagaagagatcTTTAATGACCCAATTGCTAGAGCAAATATTTTAAGATTAAAACTTTACAAATCTATGGGGGTTATATTGGATATTGAGAACAATCAAGTTCTTATTAACGGacaaaacaataaaattgACACATTGCCATTGGACGATGATCTAAGTGAATATTTTAAGACCAAATACATATGGGAAAGAATTAAGCAAAGCAAAAAATGA